The Macaca fascicularis isolate 582-1 chromosome 11, T2T-MFA8v1.1 genome includes a region encoding these proteins:
- the LOC102127238 gene encoding uncharacterized protein yields MDSWLLVHCHSLPPSSMSSIFSWWRQALLHVPTGASGAGTALAAYNLGLVVLLGCLWEVMATPLLANCSYFCQPVDYRWSEHGMRASFCRQVGTVESAVHRTVRIWG; encoded by the exons ATGGATTCCTGGCTCCTGGTGCATTGCCACTCCCTGCCACCCTCCTCCATGTCTTCTATCTTCTCCTGGTGGCGCCAGGCCTTGCTTCATGTCCCAACAGGAGCCTCTGGGGCTGGCACAGCACTCGCTGCCTACAACCTGGGCCTGGTGGTTCTCCTAGGGTGCCTCTGGGAG gTCATGGCCACCCCGCTGCTGGCTAACTGCAGCTACTTCTGCCAGCCAGTGGACTACAGATGGAGTGAGCATGGAATGAGG GCATCTTTCTGCAGACAGGTAGGCACTGTGGAATCAGCGGTGCATAGAACAGTGAGGATTTGGGGCTGA